From the Lemur catta isolate mLemCat1 chromosome 1, mLemCat1.pri, whole genome shotgun sequence genome, the window agaataaaatgttttccagtttaaaaaacagaagattGAGTCTAGATTCTACAACAGTGAAGAAATCCTTACAAAAAGCACTACCTTTATTCTCAACATATGAAAATGAAAGCCAAAGTGACAACATCAATTTcaagcattttcttttccttgcaaaCTATGACTAATTTATTTCGCAGCTAAGTGATCTTTTGGATAATAATCCATTGACTAAATGCAAATTGGGAAAGCAGATGAAATAACTGTCGAAAATCTAAGCTTCTTAACTCTTCATACATTGCTACTCACtccattaactttaaaaaaaagaaaagatgtttcaATCTGTACTTGGGAACAAAGTCTTCTGCTATAACCACTTCTCTTTCCTACCCCATCTCAAACCTTTTCTGTGAATTTACCTTTGCTTCTACTGTTGCTCCCATTTGAATCAGACACTTAATGGTATCAACCAGACTCTTATTCTTCAGTAAAAGTTCCTGAACTTCAGGTGAATGAGGCTGTTGATTTCTCTGGAGTTCATGCACCACAGCATTGTGGGCCATGACTGCACAATGAAGGGGTGTCAGGCCTAGAAGAAAAGTTTAATGACGCAATGGTCAAGCAGCCCATCAAGTCTTTTGGTCCCTGTATAATTGCAAACCTTGAGGATGGCCTCTAACTCTATTTACAAATGGGGTCCACAAGAAACAGTAAGGCAATCTGAACATTCCTTCCGTTGGATCTCAGTGCTAATTGTATCTATAGAATATTTTGACTTTAAttacctcccttccttcttcgTATGACACTTAATACCCTTAGAACTTACGGGCCCCCACCCTCTGCATAGTTCTTTATCTAATGATGTTTCGGTTGCTTACCATCATAGTTAGTTGCCTCAAGATCCACAAACTGATTGCTCCTCATTGCTCCCTTCTGAATTGcctgcaaaattttaaaatagacatcTGTTAGCAAAAGACAAGCTATATACACACTTATCTATTAGAATCCCAAGAAATGAgtaaattaactcaaaatagatatTACAATACGCAACCTACATCCAACTTCTAATATCTAAGCCCTATCTCTTTGGCCCTGTGATGACGGAAGCCCGGTTTGCAGCCTCTCACCTGAAGCACCTGGGAGTGGCCCTTCTCAGCACAGACGTGCAGAGGTGTTCTTCCCCAGCAGTCTGTGGTGTTCACCTGGGCCCCAAGGTTCACCAGGTCCTGCACAATGAGATGCTGGTTGGCAGCCACTGCTACCTGGAAGGCACTCTGTGGACatacagagggaaaaaatatttttttaaacatataacatTACCATGATAAGGAATATGAAACTAAACTATGACTCAGGGAAAAACCCACACAGAGAAACTATAAGCAATCACATACTGTAAAGACAAGGAAACTAAAATAAGCTTAGGGTGCGGTCGTATTGCACTCAGTCTTTGGTCAAATAACTACAAAGTTAACATTAATAACTTCAGGGATGATGGTGGCAAAAAGTCAATATCTCAAAGTTAATATTAAACTCTCCTGATCCTGAGCTCTGAGATGATCCACACACGAGACTGGTCATCAATCACTTCACCATGACCCGATCTTTGCCAGACTCTGTCAAGATCCTCACCTGTCCATTGTGCTCTTTAATATCCAGCATGTGAAGCGCATTCATCTTTCTTGCGAGAACATAGGAAAGTGCCCTTCTCCCCTGGGCAACAGCAATATGAAGGAACCTTGGGAACAAGGAACGGAAAAGAGGTGAATTATTTGACTTCACTaagttcatcttttaaaaaaattcttcctttagCCCCTTTTTGCAAATGAAACATTACAGAgcataatttgtcttttctcctaGATTGATAATACATCCCAGTTGCAACAGAGTGAGTTACGCtaccagaaagaagaaaaataaggatgTTAACCACCATACCAATCActttaaatctattatttttaatactcatAAAAACCCTATGAGGGAGGCATTATCACTTTACATATCAAGAAATTGAGGCTTatagaagttaaatgacttgcccaaagccatgAAGACTTCAGGAGAGATTAGGATCAATCTACAAATCAACTCACAGTTTATGCCTAATCATGATCTAATTACTTCTGCTCTGGAGACACAGTCTACGTTGGTCTTCCAAACTCAAATTATTCAAGAcgacacatacatttttattaatttagaacAGGTCATTTGTTCagccaaaaaaaatgaaaaaagggaaaaaactttTCTTGAAATATAAGTTATCACTGAGTAGTAGTTTCTACCTATACTAGTCATCTTGGTTAGCAACCACTAACTAAGCTGTAACGTGGTATAATCTAGAAAAATTCTATGCCCACTAGGTCCACCAAGTGTGGCTAATTAAGTACATATGAGATAAAAGTATACTCACGTGTCACCGTCTGCATCCTTCGAAAGAAACTGGTCTTGGGAAATATTTGCCAATTTGCTTTCTTCCTGTTCTACTTGCCACTGAAAAAATGATTTCCCTAACTGTGTGGTGTTCATTGGATTTCCGATGACATTCTGGAAGGGCAGTGAAGTGTTTAAAGAGGTGGAGGCTACATCATGGCCCCCCACGGCCTCACAGGCACCGCTGGGCATCATGCTGAAGCTCTGCAGGTGAGCGTCACTCTGCTGCTGAACACTGGAGGAAGTCTGAATGGGATTAGCAATATTCTCAGATTCCCCGTGATTACTTAGAAGGGAAACAAAACTTTGGTTTGGGCAGAACTGTGGTTCTTGAGTATCAAAGAAGGTTGGTTCATAGTTGGGGGACTGAGAAGTTCTGGAGTAAGGACTGTATTCCAGAGTGGGGTTGTGGGAgtagtgctgctgctgctgctctacATTCTGGTTCTGTGGAGAGTACTGGTACATAGAAGCCTGGTCCATCACTTGCAGGGAGCTACTGACTTGGCACGGTTGGTATTTCTGAGGTGGAGAGAAGACCTGCCCTCCATGGAAGTCCTGACACTGCTCTCGGGGGGAGCTCTGAGAGACCACCACGGGGCTCATCCAGCTAACTTGGACTGTGTTCAGGGAGACTGGGCTGCATTCGTTCTTAATGTTTATAATGTTCTGAAGCAGATCGGCACTGCTGTCCTGTTTGGGTTCACTGTAATGAACATCTTCCATGTTCTCCCCAGGCGTCGGTGTTTGGGGGggtgtctggaaaaaaaaaaaaaaagcaacttgcACACTCACTTCCTTCTAAAATTATTCCAGGAATAATTCCCAAAGGGTATTCAGAAGAAAACAGTGAGATATTTACCAAAAACTGCAACAGAGCTGGCCTCTTGCAAGCTGAGCCATCAGACAACGAACTGGgccctttccttttcccactaTATGATACTGTGTTCTTCAAATCTGTACCcaagaaagaaatatggaatCTGTGATTAATTTTACTTCATAAATTTCACCCATAatcacattaatttattttactctaAGTCCCCCATAAACTTACTAATAGAAGTAACTCTTACCTGTGAACCGCTCTATGTTCACACCTTgtatctaaaaggaaaaaaagttttcaatttagtGCATCtaaaatagtttcctttttaatACATGTCAATAAATAGACTTATCTCTGCCACCTTTTACAGCTCACCATAAATCTCTGATATGGTTattctatcaatatttattttctatctcaatTTTCATTCTGTCTTGCAACTTCCCCATTTTCACTTTCACCTTAGTTCAACTCAAGATGAAATTAATAAAGCcatttgatttttccctttctaGTCAAAATGTTCCATTTCAAATGAATGCTACTTATTTTCTtgctccatttattcattcattaagttTCTCCTGCACACCTACCAAGTGCCTGGCACTGGGCTAAGTGATAAGATTACAGTACACAGTAAGACCGACATGTTCTGTCCTATGGAGTTTGTCATCTATGAAAAACTACAAGTGACTTACTAGGGCTAGGTCGGCAGAGAATAACCCCAACAGAATAACCTCTCCTCACCACCccaatcaaaacaaaaaacagatacCACCTTAGAATCATCCACAGCTTGACCAGAAGCCTTCTGTTTATGACTTCGGATGTGCAACAGGAGTTCCTTCACTGAGTTTTTCACACGAACACCTTGAAACGGTCCTTTCTGCTGCCTGCTAACCCCCATATGGGGCTCAACtgttcaaaagaaaagaaaacatactcCCAGTTAAATTTCTTCACAGACACAACTCTTAATAACCCCCAAAAGTCTACTTGTCTAATGTATAAAGTTCCCAAGCAACAGACTGCAAAGCCTTTCCAACTCGCTCTGGCCCGTGGCCTTGCATGTCCCCAGCTCTACTCAGGGTTCTATGCTACCTGATACCTTTCATAAAAATGTGGTCGGAGATCCCCAGAGCCAACAGATAAACCCAAATTAAGCCCCTCTGTCTCTCAGCTCTACCACCCATGAGACAGGATCACAGATTTTGCCACCTTCACTCTCACAGATCTAAATTTATTCCTGACTTTGGAAAAACTTGGTGGGATCAGGAGATAAAtgagacatttttagttttttaaaccaAAGGCTTTATGTTCACATAGAAATTTTAAAGTCTATTAATTCCACTCACCTACGAAGGCACAAAGCAACTTCCTCCAAAGATCTCAGTGTACCAACACCTAACAATTAACAACTGTCTTCGACTTATTACTTATTATTTCCCTCAATTCAACTGTGCCAAGAAAGCTGCTTAAATTCACTAAGCCTAAACACAtttccacatacacacacaggatTTCCCCTCACCGACTGTTTTTGAAATTGCTTACACACGCCTTCTAAGTAAAAAGGAAATGTGCTCATTTcacatttaaacttaaaaatacactttaaaatttaGTACATAAGTACAGTATTCTACTTCTGACCACTACTATGCCACAACCTCTTGGAATCTGagttaaacagaaacacacaaaaagtcAGGAAATGAATAATTTGGCCCCTCCATTGAGTGtggaaaaaagtaagaaaacgGGACAAGAAACCTCATAACCTGAACATATATACATcataaatatatgatataaaCAGCTTGACGGGGTGAATTAAAACAATTAgttggttttatatttaagtttagGAATTTCAACAAATACCAGAATTGCCAGAATCTAACACAGCATTTCCCTGGAATGACAGCAGAAAATAATTCAAcatcacagagagaaaaatgcagTTTCAGAAATCCCCCATGGCTCTGTGGTGAACCAAGGAACTAGCAAAACAGTTTCAGCCAAATGAAAGCCAAATGTGGAAGAAAAGGTcctaaatacacacatacacattttggaTTTGCTACACCCTTAACATACAGTGgcttaaatcattttttaaaatgatttttaaatgacttaaaatgaaaatgaaaaatcactttTTCCCCATAacactctgtaaaaaaaaaaaaaaaaagaaagaaaaatcactttttaaaataaaagacaccCCAAACAGGAGTGGCTAGCCGGGGGGAACACTGGAAAGAGTCGTGCTTTAAAATCATGCTGATCAGACTCTCTAACATTTGAGATTATCTAGGCGTTCTTTCGCCTACCCACAGGGGCATCCTGTTTTCCACCAAATTATGCAACTCGGTTCATTGAAAAATGAAACTAACCAATTCACAACCGAAAAGGCAAACATCATGCCTTTCTTTGCCAGATATGACTTTATCCATCCATTCTAAAGCGCACAGAACAAAAACAAGACCAAAGACATTCTGGTCGGACTTCTGAAACTCGCCAGCATCCTAAACTGAAGGCATAACTTGAGTTGGTTTTCAGTCCAGCTTCACCTTACATCTTGATAAGAGAGGTTTCTTTAATGGGAAAAtccttttacttaaaatttccaCAAATACTTAGGGAGAAATAAGTCATGGCCTTAAACACGGTTCCCAAACCTTGTCCTCTGCGACAGCTTTTCACTAATAAAGCCACAAGAAAATTACGCCCCTATCAGAACCCAAATCTCGTCACGGTATAttaattataactcaataaagctgggTTTTtcggggaggaggagagagagagagagagagatgtctaACTTCACTCGCTCCCCCCTAGTCAGCGCTCC encodes:
- the NFKBIZ gene encoding NF-kappa-B inhibitor zeta isoform X2 encodes the protein MGVSRQQKGPFQGVRVKNSVKELLLHIRSHKQKASGQAVDDSKIQGVNIERFTDLKNTVSYSGKRKGPSSLSDGSACKRPALLQFLTPPQTPTPGENMEDVHYSEPKQDSSADLLQNIINIKNECSPVSLNTVQVSWMSPVVVSQSSPREQCQDFHGGQVFSPPQKYQPCQVSSSLQVMDQASMYQYSPQNQNVEQQQQHYSHNPTLEYSPYSRTSQSPNYEPTFFDTQEPQFCPNQSFVSLLSNHGESENIANPIQTSSSVQQQSDAHLQSFSMMPSGACEAVGGHDVASTSLNTSLPFQNVIGNPMNTTQLGKSFFQWQVEQEESKLANISQDQFLSKDADGDTFLHIAVAQGRRALSYVLARKMNALHMLDIKEHNGQSAFQVAVAANQHLIVQDLVNLGAQVNTTDCWGRTPLHVCAEKGHSQVLQAIQKGAMRSNQFVDLEATNYDGLTPLHCAVMAHNAVVHELQRNQQPHSPEVQELLLKNKSLVDTIKCLIQMGATVEAKDRKSGRTALHLAAEEANLELIRLFLELPSCLSFVNAKAYNGNTALHVAASLQYRVTQLDAVRLLMRKGADPSTRNLENEQPVHLVPDGPVGEQIRRILKGKSIQQRAPPY
- the NFKBIZ gene encoding NF-kappa-B inhibitor zeta isoform X1 is translated as MIVDKLLDDSRGGEGLLDAAGDCGLMTSPLNLAYFYGASPPAPSLAACDAGGSSSGPSAPGSPGSDSSDFSASSVSSCGAVDSRPRGGARAERLQVEPHMGVSRQQKGPFQGVRVKNSVKELLLHIRSHKQKASGQAVDDSKIQGVNIERFTDLKNTVSYSGKRKGPSSLSDGSACKRPALLQFLTPPQTPTPGENMEDVHYSEPKQDSSADLLQNIINIKNECSPVSLNTVQVSWMSPVVVSQSSPREQCQDFHGGQVFSPPQKYQPCQVSSSLQVMDQASMYQYSPQNQNVEQQQQHYSHNPTLEYSPYSRTSQSPNYEPTFFDTQEPQFCPNQSFVSLLSNHGESENIANPIQTSSSVQQQSDAHLQSFSMMPSGACEAVGGHDVASTSLNTSLPFQNVIGNPMNTTQLGKSFFQWQVEQEESKLANISQDQFLSKDADGDTFLHIAVAQGRRALSYVLARKMNALHMLDIKEHNGQSAFQVAVAANQHLIVQDLVNLGAQVNTTDCWGRTPLHVCAEKGHSQVLQAIQKGAMRSNQFVDLEATNYDGLTPLHCAVMAHNAVVHELQRNQQPHSPEVQELLLKNKSLVDTIKCLIQMGATVEAKDRKSGRTALHLAAEEANLELIRLFLELPSCLSFVNAKAYNGNTALHVAASLQYRVTQLDAVRLLMRKGADPSTRNLENEQPVHLVPDGPVGEQIRRILKGKSIQQRAPPY